Within the Pseudomonas sp. SL4(2022) genome, the region ATGCCGAAGTATTCGCGGTAGCACTTGGAGAAATGCGGGGTGGAGACAAAGCCGCACACCGAGGCCACTTCGATGATCGACATGCTGGTCTGCTTGAGCAGCTGCCGCGCACGGATCAGCCGCAGCTTGAGGTAGTAGCGCGACGGCGAGCAGTGCAGGTACTTCTGGAACAGGCGCTCCAGCTGGCGGCGCGACACATCGACATACAGCGCCAGCTGATCGAGGTCGATCGGCTCCTCCAGGTTGGCTTCCATCAGCGCAACGATTTCCTGCAGCTTCGGCTGGTTGGTGCCGAGCATGTGCTTGAGCGGCACGCGCTGGTGGTCCTGCTCGTTGCGGATGCGTTCGTAGATAAACATCTCGGAGATCGCCGCTGCCAGTTCGCGGCCATGCTCGCGGCCGATCACGTGCAGCATCATGTCCATCGGTGCGGTGCCGCCGGAGCTGGTGTGGCGGTTGCGGTCAATCGAGAACAGGCGGGTGCTGACGCCGGCGCGGGGGAAGGCTTCCTGCATCGAGGCCAAACACTCCCAGTGCACGCTGCAATCGAAACCGTCGAGCAGCCCGGCCTTGGCCAGCGCCCAGCTGCCGGTGCACACCGCGCCCAGTTGTGCACCATGACGCGCCTGGCTCTGCAACCACTGCACATGCTCGCGGGTGACGCTGTGCTGGATGTCCACGCCACCGCAGACGATCACTGCATCCAGGCGCGGCGCGTTGCTCAGGCCTGCGTCCGGGGTAATCTGCAGACCATCACTGGCGCAGACGGGTTGACCGCTCTGGCTGAGGGTGTGCCAACGGTAAAGCTCCTTGCCGGACAGCTGGTTGGCCATGCGCAGCGGCTCGACGGCCGACGCCAGGGAAATCAGGGTGAAGTTGTCGAGCAGGAGAAAGCCGATGGATTGCGGAGCACGGCTCTGGGGTTGTGCCCCTTGAGTGAACTGTGACATCAGGTAAACCCTCACGCGAAGCAAAGCACGGTAGTGAGCCCCTCTGTAGGGTGGCTCTTCTTATGATTCTGGGACTGCATGGCACCAGACTGACAGGCTGCATAACGCAAAGGCCGTGCCTAAATTGATTGGTCGTTCAATTAAAAATATCAGCCGTTACCCAAGGCTAGTGCCACTAGGCGTTGGCAGGAGCGACAGAAGCATTCTGATTACGACCGTAAACGCCCGGTCGGCGGGCGCTTGAGCATTTCGGTAGCACTGCCGAGCAGGTGCTTTGTCACCCCGCTACGCAGAGTAAAAACAGTGCGGTAACGGACCAACGGTCAGGCCGTATTCAGCAGCGCTGCATTGCCCTTTTCCGCCGCGCCGAACAGCCACGCACCATAATTGAGCGCGACACGCTGTACGCACTCAATTGGACACGCCGCCCTCGCCGCGAGGGCGGCCGCAGAATCACCGCCTCAGCATTCCACCGCGCTCACTGCCAGCCCGCCGCGCGAGGTTTCCTTGTACTTGTCATGCATGTCGGCGCCGGTGTCGCGCATGGTACGGATCACCCGATCCAGCGAGATAAAGTGCTCACCGTCGCCGCGCAGGGCCATCTGCGCGGCGTTGATTGCCTTCACTGCAGCAATCGCGTTGCGCTCGATGCATGGCACCTGCACCAGACCACCGACCGGGTCGCAGGTCAGGCCAAGGTTGTGCTCCAGGCCGATCTCGGCGGCGTTCTCCACCTGACCCGGCGTCGCACCGAGAATTTCCGCCAACCCGGCCGCCGCCATGGCGCAGGCTGAACCAACCTCACCCTGACAACCGACTTCTGCGCCGGAGATGGATGCGTTTTTCTTGCACAGAATGCCGATGGCCGCTGCTGCCAGCAGGTAGTCGACCACATGGGCCTCACTGACCGCCGGACTGAAGCGCACGTAATAATGCAGCACGGCCGGAATGATCCCGGCCGCACCATTGGTCGGCGCGGTGACCATGCGCCCGCCGGCGGCGTTTTCCTCATTCACCGCCAGGGCAAACAGGTTGACCCACTCCATACCGCTGAGCGTGGAGCCGATCACGTTGGGTTTACTCATTTCCTGCAAGCTGCGGTGCAGCTTGGCAGCGCGGCGTTTGACGTTGAGTCCGCCGGGCAAGGTGCCCTCATGCTTCAGGCCCTGCTCGACGCAGTCACGCATCGCCTGCCACAGGCGCATCAGCCCGCTGCGGATCTCCGCCTCACTGCGCCAGGCCTTTTCATTGGCCATCATCAGTTCGGAGACGCGCAGACCATGGGCCTTGCACAGGCGCAGCAGCTCTTCCGCACTATTGAAGTCGTAGGGCAGCTGCGTGTGATCCTGATCCAACTGGCCGCTGGCGGCCTGCTCGGCGTCCACCACAAAACCGCCGCCCACCGAGTAATAGGTGTTTTCGTGCAGCAGGTTGCCATCGGCGGCAAAGGCACTGAGGGTCATGGCGTTGGGGTGATAGGGCAGGTTTTCGTCGAGCAGCAGCATGTCACGCGCCCAGTCGAAGGCGATGCTGACGCGCCCGCCAAGTAACAATTGGCCGCTGGCCAACAGGTCCGCAATACGTGGTTCGATCGTGCTCGGATCGACCAGATCTGGCCACTCGCCCATCAGCCCCATGATCACCGCGCGGTCGCTGCCATGGCCAACACCGGTGGCCGACAGCGAACCGTACAGGCGTACCTGCAAGCGTGCCGTGCGCTCCAGCAGGCGCCGCTCGCCCAGTGCAGCGCTGAACAGCGCCGCCGCCCGCATCGGCCCGACGGTATGCGAACTGGACGGCCCGATGCCGATCTTGAACAAGTCAAACACGCTGATAGCCACGACACTCTCCTGCACTGATGCTACGTACAGGCCATGATCAGGATTTCGCTAGCAGGCCGCCACCTCACACCGACCCGCCCATGCCTAAATCCGTCAGCGCACCTGCCACATGGCGAGCGGTCGCAGCACCGCTAACAGCTTCACACCTTCAACCGCCGCCGCAGCCAATCACGACAGCAGCGTTCTAGTTGCGACTTCACGCATAGGCAGCGGAGGAAATCTGTCGGCATGATCGCCGCGCCCATGGACCGGCAAGCCGCTGCTCGCCCTGCCCACCCCGTGGCCGACTGCATGCCTTCACAGGCGCGCCCTGCCACCGTAATCGGGAGAGGCTTGATGACACTGAATATGCGCGGCTGCCTGCTGGCGGCTGCTCTGAGCACACCACTCATGGCCCAGGCCGTGGAACCGGCGCAATGCGACGTGATCCGCTTCGCCGATGTCGGCTGGACCGACATCACCGTGACCACCGCCGTCACCCGCCAGGTACTCAGCGACCTTGGCTACCGCACCCAGGTTAAACGCCTGTCCGTGCCGGACACCTACCAGGCCATGCAGGATGGCAAGATCGATGTATTCCTCGGCAACTGGATGCCGAGCATGGAAAACGACATCAAGCCCTACGCCGCCAACGGCTCGGTAAAGACCCTCGGCGCCAACCTTATCGGTGCCAAATACACCCTGGCGGTGAATCAGGCGGCCTATGACGGCGGCGTAAAAAACTTCGCCGATCTTGCGCGCTTCAGTAAAGAATTGGGCAACAAGGTGTACGGTATCGAACCGGGCAACGACGGCAACAAGCTGATCCAGCAGATGATCGACAAGAACGCGTTCGGCCTGCAAGGCTTCAGCCTGGTGGAATCCAGCGAGAACGGCATGCTGGCCCAGGTCAAACGCGCTGAGCACCTCAAACAGTGGGTGGTGTTTCTCGGCTGGGCGCCGCACCCGATGAACAACCAGTTGCAACTGTATTACCTGGATGGTGGCGATGAGTTCTTCGGCCCCAATTATGGCGGCGCCACGGTCTACACCAATGTGCGTGCCGGCCTTGGCGAGCAGTGCCCGAACGTAATCCGACTGCTGCAGAACCTGCGTTTCAGCCTGGAGATGGAAAGCCACCTGATGGGCGCGATCCTGAATAAGAACACCAACCCGCGGCGCGAGGCCAAAGCCTGGCTGAAGGCCAATCCGCAGGCGCTGGCCAGCTGGCTGCAGGGCGTCAAACAACGCGACGGACAACTGCCCAAAGCGCCGCCGAGCCTTGCCGCAAATGACTGATTTACAGTTTTCTCGATCACGCCACAGCCCACGGGTCATCCTGGTTGTGGCCGACTCAACGATGGCAAACCAGACCCGGCGCGGCTTGCAGCCTTGGCCAGGGGGCAAAAAAGTCTGTTATGGTTTTTAAAGCGTCTGTCGCCGCGCAACACGTCAGGGTCGCAAACCGACAATTGCGACAGGCCGAAGACTATATCGTTGAGTCAGCCGATTTCGTCGCTGTCAGATTCCGGCAGGTTGTTGAAACGTAGCGAGCGAAGGTTAGGCAAGGCGGAATCAGCCGAGAAAGTGGAGTGTACGAGTTGTACATGAACATATTGAGGCTGAATCCAACGCCCTATAACCGAGCGCAGTAGTTTCAGTAGCTTGCCGCAGAGTCGACAGACCGGGCGCCCACAGCCCCGGACCGAAGAATATATAAGTGCTGGCTTGTCCCAA harbors:
- a CDS encoding GlxA family transcriptional regulator, with translation MSQFTQGAQPQSRAPQSIGFLLLDNFTLISLASAVEPLRMANQLSGKELYRWHTLSQSGQPVCASDGLQITPDAGLSNAPRLDAVIVCGGVDIQHSVTREHVQWLQSQARHGAQLGAVCTGSWALAKAGLLDGFDCSVHWECLASMQEAFPRAGVSTRLFSIDRNRHTSSGGTAPMDMMLHVIGREHGRELAAAISEMFIYERIRNEQDHQRVPLKHMLGTNQPKLQEIVALMEANLEEPIDLDQLALYVDVSRRQLERLFQKYLHCSPSRYYLKLRLIRARQLLKQTSMSIIEVASVCGFVSTPHFSKCYREYFGIPPRDERAGQQGSNVVALLPMPEDLMRPSTSSAMAALTRAQGESTFASVRL
- a CDS encoding L-serine ammonia-lyase gives rise to the protein MAISVFDLFKIGIGPSSSHTVGPMRAAALFSAALGERRLLERTARLQVRLYGSLSATGVGHGSDRAVIMGLMGEWPDLVDPSTIEPRIADLLASGQLLLGGRVSIAFDWARDMLLLDENLPYHPNAMTLSAFAADGNLLHENTYYSVGGGFVVDAEQAASGQLDQDHTQLPYDFNSAEELLRLCKAHGLRVSELMMANEKAWRSEAEIRSGLMRLWQAMRDCVEQGLKHEGTLPGGLNVKRRAAKLHRSLQEMSKPNVIGSTLSGMEWVNLFALAVNEENAAGGRMVTAPTNGAAGIIPAVLHYYVRFSPAVSEAHVVDYLLAAAAIGILCKKNASISGAEVGCQGEVGSACAMAAAGLAEILGATPGQVENAAEIGLEHNLGLTCDPVGGLVQVPCIERNAIAAVKAINAAQMALRGDGEHFISLDRVIRTMRDTGADMHDKYKETSRGGLAVSAVEC
- the choX gene encoding choline ABC transporter substrate-binding protein; the protein is MRGCLLAAALSTPLMAQAVEPAQCDVIRFADVGWTDITVTTAVTRQVLSDLGYRTQVKRLSVPDTYQAMQDGKIDVFLGNWMPSMENDIKPYAANGSVKTLGANLIGAKYTLAVNQAAYDGGVKNFADLARFSKELGNKVYGIEPGNDGNKLIQQMIDKNAFGLQGFSLVESSENGMLAQVKRAEHLKQWVVFLGWAPHPMNNQLQLYYLDGGDEFFGPNYGGATVYTNVRAGLGEQCPNVIRLLQNLRFSLEMESHLMGAILNKNTNPRREAKAWLKANPQALASWLQGVKQRDGQLPKAPPSLAAND